The Sphaerospermopsis torques-reginae ITEP-024 genome has a window encoding:
- a CDS encoding DpnI domain-containing protein, whose protein sequence is MQVLQKIHCPNCGSKAERHFIAESQVTRTQCPTCDYLMISCTRTGRVIEAYAPGIYAKK, encoded by the coding sequence ATGCAAGTCTTACAAAAAATTCATTGCCCAAATTGCGGCAGTAAAGCTGAACGTCACTTTATTGCTGAGAGTCAAGTCACCAGAACACAATGCCCAACCTGTGATTACCTGATGATTAGCTGCACTCGCACTGGTAGGGTTATTGAGGCTTATGCACCAGGTATTTATGCTAAAAAATAG